In Chitinispirillales bacterium ANBcel5, a single genomic region encodes these proteins:
- a CDS encoding TIGR02147 family protein — protein MRPVFDYMDYQAYLRNYYEEKKRETTFFSYRYMGRRLGLDPGFLVKVLQGKMHLSVKAASAVSKLCKFTNSESEYFECLVRFARSSSPEENKIYFEKLMEIRGVDAQIVAVRQYDFYKKWYHSAIRSLIGFYPFAGNYEELAKKLAPPITQEQAEESIKLLLELGFIEKDSDGKYSLTENIITTGDSWKSAMISAYQEETIKLAGEAIDRFSKEVRDISTMTVSARVKDLETIKELARKFRQSVLQLCSEHTGEVVYQVNLQVFPLSDTEVGKC, from the coding sequence ATGAGACCTGTTTTTGATTATATGGATTATCAGGCTTACCTGAGAAACTACTATGAAGAGAAAAAAAGAGAAACAACCTTTTTCTCCTACCGGTATATGGGGCGACGCTTAGGGCTTGATCCGGGGTTTTTGGTTAAAGTTCTTCAGGGAAAAATGCATCTTTCTGTAAAAGCAGCCTCAGCAGTTTCAAAACTTTGCAAGTTTACAAACTCAGAGAGTGAGTATTTTGAATGCCTCGTTAGGTTTGCACGATCAAGTTCCCCCGAAGAGAATAAGATCTATTTTGAAAAACTGATGGAGATACGTGGTGTTGATGCTCAGATTGTTGCAGTAAGGCAGTATGATTTCTATAAAAAGTGGTACCACTCTGCTATTCGCTCTTTGATTGGTTTCTATCCCTTTGCCGGAAATTATGAAGAACTTGCTAAAAAGCTAGCACCTCCTATCACTCAAGAACAGGCAGAGGAATCTATAAAACTGCTTCTGGAACTTGGATTCATTGAGAAAGATAGTGATGGAAAGTATAGTTTGACTGAGAATATTATTACTACCGGTGATTCCTGGAAATCGGCGATGATCAGTGCATATCAGGAAGAAACCATTAAACTTGCAGGTGAAGCAATAGATCGGTTTTCAAAAGAGGTTCGGGACATATCGACAATGACGGTCTCTGCCAGGGTGAAGGATCTTGAAACGATAAAGGAACTGGCAAGAAAGTTTCGTCAATCAGTATTGCAGCTATGCTCAGAGCATACAGGG
- a CDS encoding GH3 auxin-responsive promoter family protein gives MTITEKPWFRKTLLTLAGRPCLKEFLKASKECKSAQDRILSKIITTSQGTAFGKDHKFSSIKNISDYREAVPVNNFEDHRPYVERMCKGESDILFPGKAIFYNTTSGTTAKPKVIPVSKDYFENAYSGLSKLWLYSCLLDNPTIYNGKSLSVVSSDIEGYVEDGTPYGSISGMVYKNIPNVLKSTYSAPYPVICIKDYLKKYYALVRFALAHNITIIIAASPSSVIRLHQTIMDEYEDLIKDIYDGTLRCDVAEQIDPSVRTEVLKTLTPDPKRGKKLEKLMEQHGDQLRPKHFWPNLALVNTWKQGNFAHFIPRLDGFFPDSTVIRAFGYQASEGRAGLVMHNSWDYSVIAGHIYHFEFIELEQRNQKNPDVLQAHEVEVGKRYYILFSNGSGLYRYDINDIVEIVGFYNQFPIFKFIQKGEGVTSLTGEKLSEEQVIKAVVETSKELLAKVSFYTMFCDEKNFCYKFFVEFKDTIDSTTKPSFITALDDKLRQFNPEYKDKRGTLRLLPPSLYELKENSYERFKETLIRYGMAREGQYKDVYLTKNQKVLQFLEKLQK, from the coding sequence ATGACTATCACCGAAAAACCCTGGTTTAGAAAAACTCTTCTTACCCTTGCAGGGCGACCGTGTTTAAAGGAATTCTTAAAAGCCAGTAAAGAGTGTAAGTCGGCACAGGACAGAATACTATCAAAAATCATTACCACATCACAGGGCACAGCTTTTGGAAAAGATCATAAGTTTTCCTCTATAAAAAACATTAGCGATTACAGAGAAGCTGTACCTGTTAATAATTTTGAAGATCATAGGCCATACGTCGAGCGTATGTGCAAAGGTGAAAGTGATATACTATTCCCTGGGAAAGCAATATTTTACAATACCACCAGCGGCACAACCGCAAAACCAAAGGTGATTCCCGTTTCAAAGGATTATTTTGAAAACGCTTATTCTGGTCTGAGTAAGCTATGGCTTTACAGCTGTCTTTTAGATAATCCAACTATCTATAACGGCAAGAGTCTCTCGGTAGTGTCTTCAGATATTGAAGGGTATGTAGAGGATGGTACCCCCTACGGATCAATATCCGGAATGGTATATAAAAACATCCCCAATGTGCTAAAAAGCACCTACTCTGCTCCCTACCCGGTGATCTGTATAAAAGACTATCTGAAAAAATACTATGCTTTAGTGCGCTTTGCGCTGGCACACAACATTACAATTATTATCGCAGCAAGTCCCTCAAGTGTAATCCGGCTTCATCAAACCATTATGGATGAGTATGAAGACCTTATCAAAGATATTTATGACGGAACGTTACGATGCGATGTTGCAGAGCAGATTGATCCGTCCGTAAGAACGGAGGTGCTAAAAACCCTTACACCAGATCCCAAAAGGGGAAAAAAACTGGAAAAACTGATGGAACAACATGGAGATCAGTTACGCCCTAAACATTTTTGGCCAAATCTTGCACTGGTTAACACCTGGAAACAGGGTAACTTTGCACATTTTATTCCCAGGCTTGATGGTTTTTTTCCTGATTCTACTGTTATTCGGGCCTTTGGGTATCAGGCAAGTGAAGGCAGGGCCGGGCTTGTAATGCACAACTCGTGGGATTATTCAGTGATAGCAGGACATATTTATCATTTTGAATTCATTGAACTGGAGCAGAGAAATCAGAAAAACCCTGATGTACTTCAGGCCCACGAAGTAGAAGTGGGAAAGCGATACTATATTCTCTTTAGTAATGGTAGTGGTTTATATCGCTATGATATTAATGATATAGTAGAAATAGTAGGTTTTTATAACCAATTCCCTATTTTCAAGTTTATTCAAAAAGGTGAAGGGGTAACAAGTTTAACCGGCGAAAAGCTCTCTGAAGAGCAGGTCATTAAGGCTGTGGTTGAGACGTCAAAAGAACTGTTAGCTAAAGTTTCTTTTTACACCATGTTCTGTGATGAAAAGAATTTCTGCTACAAGTTTTTCGTGGAATTTAAAGATACCATTGACTCCACCACTAAACCCTCTTTTATTACAGCTTTGGATGATAAACTACGACAATTTAATCCTGAATATAAAGACAAACGCGGCACGTTACGCCTACTCCCTCCTTCACTCTATGAACTGAAAGAAAACTCTTATGAAAGGTTTAAAGAAACGCTCATACGGTATGGTATGGCCCGGGAGGGACAGTATAAAGATGTCTACCTTACCAAGAACCAGAAAGTGCTGCAGTTTTTGGAAAAACTGCAGAAATAA